In Mycobacterium stomatepiae, the following are encoded in one genomic region:
- a CDS encoding MBL fold metallo-hydrolase produces MSAHGFEPVYRSRPGADGLRPAAAERAEQIAPGLWCSPGLSNAYLLTTNDGRVIVNTGMGFEGPVHRANFDAVDSAPVRYIIFTQGHVDHVGGLDSVRDAETTVVAQANWTQWRDDNERLIRYRANRSAFAISDTLAAGIQAIQRRLGTKRMPAQSVPTVDVAFEETLTLEVGGRRLELIAVPGGETTDSLVIWLPNERICLCGNTFGPIFGHIPNLVTMRGDRYRDALTAIASIERVRELAPELLVTGHFEPIAGSERIHHELTRLRDAVEYIHDQTVAGMNAGKDVQTLMREIVLPAEYEVGQGYGKVSWDVRAVWENYSGWFHHRSTTELYPVGFDAVGIDVVELAGADALVGRARAHLAQNHPLHAIHLAELVTIAQPDHPGAREVLREAHESLLDGTTNFWERAWLSRQIAANS; encoded by the coding sequence ATGAGTGCCCACGGCTTTGAGCCGGTGTACCGCAGCAGGCCGGGCGCCGACGGCCTGCGGCCGGCGGCTGCCGAACGCGCCGAGCAGATCGCCCCGGGCCTGTGGTGCTCGCCGGGCCTGTCGAACGCGTACCTGCTAACCACCAACGACGGACGGGTGATCGTCAACACCGGCATGGGTTTCGAGGGGCCGGTACATCGGGCCAACTTCGATGCAGTCGACTCCGCGCCGGTACGCTATATCATCTTCACCCAGGGCCACGTCGACCACGTCGGCGGCTTGGACAGCGTTCGCGACGCCGAAACAACCGTTGTCGCCCAAGCGAACTGGACGCAGTGGCGAGACGACAACGAACGCCTCATCCGGTACCGCGCCAATCGCAGCGCGTTCGCCATCTCCGACACTCTGGCCGCCGGGATCCAAGCCATCCAACGCCGCCTCGGCACGAAGCGGATGCCCGCCCAGAGCGTCCCCACCGTCGACGTGGCCTTCGAAGAGACGCTTACCCTCGAGGTCGGCGGCCGGCGCCTGGAGCTGATCGCCGTCCCCGGCGGGGAGACCACCGACTCGTTGGTGATCTGGTTGCCCAACGAACGAATCTGTCTGTGCGGGAATACCTTTGGTCCGATCTTCGGACACATTCCCAACCTTGTTACGATGCGCGGCGACCGCTACCGTGATGCCCTGACCGCGATCGCGTCGATCGAACGGGTGCGCGAGCTGGCGCCCGAGCTGCTGGTGACCGGCCACTTCGAACCGATCGCGGGCAGTGAGCGCATCCACCACGAACTGACCCGGCTGCGCGACGCCGTCGAGTACATCCACGACCAGACCGTGGCCGGGATGAACGCCGGAAAAGATGTGCAGACCCTGATGCGCGAGATCGTCCTGCCCGCGGAATACGAAGTGGGGCAAGGCTATGGAAAGGTTTCCTGGGATGTGCGGGCGGTGTGGGAGAACTACTCGGGCTGGTTCCACCACCGGTCGACCACCGAGCTGTATCCCGTCGGGTTCGACGCCGTCGGCATTGACGTGGTCGAACTGGCCGGCGCCGATGCGCTCGTCGGCCGAGCCAGGGCACACCTCGCCCAGAACCATCCCTTGCACGCCATCCACCTGGCCGAGCTGGTCACCATCGCGCAACCCGATCATCCGGGGGCGCGCGAAGTGCTCCGGGAAGCCCATGAAAGTCTGCTCGACGGCACCACCAACTTCTGGGAAAGGGCCTGGCTCTCGCGGCAGATAGCGGCTAACTCGTGA
- a CDS encoding VOC family protein encodes MTFVLQPEDFYHTGIVVPDLEAAMARLTALAGYRWITPLSYTLPFRTMAGVRDLTSTIVYSVQSPHLELLQEVPGTPWTAAPGNSVHHVGYFTDNLAETARALEANGFTFEMTGEIPDSEFGMFAYYVDAFGTRVEIVDRALFPDFAAFVKSIAAPGPDGA; translated from the coding sequence ATGACATTTGTGTTGCAGCCCGAGGACTTCTACCACACCGGGATCGTGGTGCCCGACCTCGAAGCCGCGATGGCCCGCCTCACCGCGTTGGCCGGTTACCGGTGGATAACCCCGCTCAGCTATACGTTGCCGTTTCGGACCATGGCCGGGGTTCGCGACCTGACCTCGACGATCGTCTACTCCGTGCAAAGCCCACATCTCGAACTGCTCCAGGAGGTTCCGGGCACGCCGTGGACCGCGGCGCCCGGTAACTCCGTGCACCACGTCGGCTATTTCACCGATAACCTCGCCGAGACCGCGCGCGCGTTGGAGGCCAACGGCTTCACCTTCGAAATGACCGGAGAAATACCGGACTCCGAGTTTGGGATGTTCGCCTACTACGTCGACGCGTTCGGCACGCGCGTCGAGATCGTCGATCGGGCCTTGTTCCCCGACTTCGCCGCGTTCGTGAAGTCCATCGCCGCCCCGGGACCCGACGGAGCCTGA
- a CDS encoding TM2 domain-containing protein: MSIPNPPGFPVGPPPEGWQPPGYVPPQGPPMPSPSGYPGYPQQPGYLPPQPGYPSPGYPQPYPGYSRYPGVDPQAPFGRDPATGVPLSDKSGTTAGLLQLFFGLFGIGRFYIDSTQIAVAQLILGLVGLVLSLFCFIALPVLIGSAVWAIVDAIMMFTGSVKDNYGRKLR; this comes from the coding sequence ATGTCGATACCCAACCCACCCGGATTCCCCGTCGGCCCGCCGCCCGAGGGCTGGCAGCCGCCCGGTTACGTGCCGCCCCAAGGCCCGCCGATGCCATCGCCCTCGGGATATCCGGGATACCCACAGCAACCCGGCTATCTGCCGCCACAGCCGGGCTACCCGTCGCCCGGCTATCCGCAGCCGTATCCCGGCTATTCCCGGTATCCGGGGGTCGATCCCCAAGCGCCGTTCGGTCGCGATCCGGCGACGGGTGTTCCACTGTCGGACAAGTCCGGTACCACCGCGGGGCTGTTGCAGCTCTTCTTTGGTCTTTTCGGCATCGGCCGCTTCTACATCGACTCGACCCAGATTGCGGTCGCACAGCTGATACTCGGCCTCGTGGGACTCGTCCTCAGCCTGTTCTGCTTTATCGCATTGCCGGTTCTGATCGGCAGCGCCGTGTGGGCGATTGTCGATGCGATCATGATGTTCACCGGCAGCGTGAAAGACAACTACGGCCGTAAGCTGCGCTAG
- a CDS encoding SDR family NAD(P)-dependent oxidoreductase: MTSKTVLRVAITGGTRGIGLAIAEACVRAGMTVAIGARNGAQSDQLARQLGDRAVGFALDVRDSDQFDAFLTRAEEHIGPLDALINNAGILHTGKFVDEDPADTQRSLDINLNGVMIGTRLALRRFLPRRQGHIVNMASAGGEIALAGEATYAASKHAVVGFTRSIRAETRGTGVRTTIALPGFTDTDMCTGLEMRRGMRLVSPDVVADAIVGALRTGKEELYVPRELGAIAKAIAGTPPWIADRVKRAFGLDQIILHADASARRGYLRSVKQPS, translated from the coding sequence ATGACATCGAAGACTGTCTTGCGGGTTGCAATCACGGGAGGTACTCGCGGCATAGGTCTCGCCATAGCCGAGGCATGTGTGCGGGCTGGGATGACGGTGGCGATCGGCGCCCGCAATGGTGCTCAAAGTGACCAGTTAGCAAGGCAATTGGGCGATCGCGCAGTCGGGTTCGCACTCGATGTGCGCGACAGCGACCAGTTCGACGCCTTCTTAACCCGCGCCGAGGAACACATCGGTCCGCTCGACGCACTCATCAACAATGCGGGAATACTGCATACCGGCAAGTTCGTCGACGAAGACCCCGCCGACACCCAGCGATCACTCGATATCAACCTGAACGGAGTGATGATCGGAACCCGGCTGGCCCTGCGGCGTTTCCTGCCCCGCCGGCAGGGTCACATCGTGAACATGGCTTCGGCCGGCGGAGAAATCGCCCTGGCGGGCGAGGCAACCTATGCCGCCAGTAAGCATGCGGTGGTCGGGTTCACCCGTTCGATCCGCGCCGAAACGCGTGGCACCGGTGTCCGCACAACGATTGCGTTGCCCGGATTCACCGACACCGACATGTGCACGGGACTCGAGATGCGGCGGGGAATGCGCTTGGTAAGCCCCGATGTGGTTGCCGACGCGATCGTCGGTGCGCTTCGCACGGGAAAAGAAGAGCTGTACGTTCCTCGGGAGTTAGGCGCGATTGCCAAAGCCATTGCGGGGACACCACCGTGGATAGCCGACCGGGTGAAGCGCGCCTTCGGACTCGACCAAATTATCTTGCACGCCGACGCGAGTGCGCGTCGCGGCTATCTCCGCAGTGTCAAGCAGCCGTCCTGA
- a CDS encoding IclR family transcriptional regulator, which yields MIRTVDAGPTHRQPTSPPTERVVAVMRLLGSQPARAFSLAEITRELGISRATGHAILTTLTAHHWVVRDVATAAYSWGPGIASLTRPADDRVFHGIVRQLAESTAAQAFLAHREGNAIVVVDSAGESASGMRIDRGLRMPLVAPFGRDYIAWSPASAQRAWLAGIGKPSTPLYRRITAVLSEIRDRGYTVERLGREYRQVYTALRALRGDGEPDAITARLARAFADLTVIDVLDSELDESDTHSVATISAPIFDDDGVVAMSISAAPFAELTAADVTRLSEKVCAAARRIEPRLASPTS from the coding sequence ATGATACGGACGGTAGACGCGGGACCGACGCATCGTCAACCCACTTCCCCACCGACCGAGCGCGTGGTCGCGGTCATGCGGCTGCTCGGGTCCCAGCCCGCCCGAGCGTTTTCACTTGCGGAGATCACCCGCGAGCTGGGCATCAGCCGCGCCACCGGGCACGCCATCCTGACGACGCTGACCGCCCATCACTGGGTGGTGCGTGACGTCGCGACAGCCGCCTACTCCTGGGGGCCGGGCATTGCGTCGTTGACGCGGCCGGCGGACGACCGGGTCTTTCATGGAATCGTGCGGCAGCTCGCCGAATCGACGGCGGCACAAGCATTTCTGGCGCACCGCGAGGGCAATGCCATCGTCGTGGTCGACAGTGCCGGCGAATCCGCTTCCGGGATGCGCATCGACCGCGGATTGCGCATGCCCCTGGTCGCGCCATTCGGCCGCGACTACATTGCCTGGAGTCCGGCCAGCGCGCAGCGCGCCTGGCTGGCGGGCATCGGCAAGCCGTCGACCCCGCTATATCGGCGAATCACCGCGGTGCTCAGCGAGATTCGGGACCGCGGATACACCGTCGAACGGCTCGGCCGTGAATACCGTCAGGTGTATACCGCACTGCGCGCGCTGCGCGGAGACGGGGAGCCCGACGCGATAACCGCTCGCCTGGCCCGGGCGTTCGCCGACCTCACGGTGATCGACGTGCTGGACTCCGAACTCGACGAAAGCGATACGCACAGCGTCGCCACCATTTCCGCCCCGATCTTCGACGATGACGGCGTGGTCGCGATGTCCATCAGCGCCGCGCCCTTCGCCGAACTCACCGCGGCCGACGTGACACGCCTCAGCGAGAAAGTGTGTGCCGCGGCGCGGCGGATCGAACCGCGGCTCGCGAGCCCTACAAGTTAG
- a CDS encoding LLM class flavin-dependent oxidoreductase, which produces MVLTVLRFNFASPHGEPRTQSKLLSAALEMTQWGESHGIATVSVDEHHATGHGWSCNPIMAAAMFLARTSTMIASVDCALGPLWNPVRLAEDIALVDNMSRGRLHTTVGLGYRTVEYDALGMDFGQRGALMDDLVAQMLSVWSGAGPGICTGTWTRPHPPLYVGGGARATARRAARFGLPLSLADHLPDIAAYYRELCADSGLKPFILMPGPINRGMIYLHEDPDQGWAELGEHILWEAVTYGEWSTDQRSLMHLPGVRTLDEVRASGRYRFLTPDELIAEIRDSDDYGPLVLHPLVGGMPVDEAWKSVQLLTDTVLPALS; this is translated from the coding sequence ATGGTATTGACGGTGCTGCGCTTCAACTTCGCCTCCCCGCACGGAGAACCGCGCACCCAGAGCAAGCTCCTGTCCGCCGCGCTCGAAATGACGCAATGGGGTGAGTCCCACGGCATCGCGACGGTGAGCGTCGACGAGCACCACGCCACCGGCCACGGCTGGAGCTGCAATCCGATCATGGCCGCGGCGATGTTCCTGGCCCGTACCTCGACGATGATTGCCAGCGTGGACTGCGCGCTGGGGCCGCTGTGGAACCCGGTCCGGCTCGCCGAAGACATTGCGCTGGTGGACAACATGAGCCGCGGCCGGTTACACACCACGGTGGGACTGGGCTACCGCACCGTCGAATACGACGCGCTCGGAATGGATTTCGGCCAGCGCGGTGCGCTGATGGACGACCTGGTCGCACAGATGCTGTCGGTCTGGTCCGGCGCCGGCCCGGGAATCTGTACCGGGACCTGGACCCGGCCGCATCCGCCGCTGTACGTCGGTGGCGGTGCGCGCGCCACGGCGCGGCGCGCGGCGCGATTCGGACTGCCACTGAGCCTGGCCGATCATCTGCCCGACATCGCCGCCTACTACCGCGAACTGTGCGCCGACTCGGGTCTCAAGCCGTTCATCCTGATGCCCGGTCCGATCAATCGCGGAATGATCTACCTGCACGAGGATCCCGACCAAGGGTGGGCCGAACTCGGCGAGCACATCCTTTGGGAAGCAGTCACTTACGGGGAGTGGTCAACCGACCAGCGATCCCTGATGCACCTGCCCGGCGTCCGGACGCTGGACGAGGTCAGAGCGTCCGGGCGATACCGCTTCCTGACTCCCGACGAGCTGATCGCCGAAATCCGGGACAGCGACGACTACGGACCGCTGGTGCTGCACCCGCTGGTCGGCGGCATGCCCGTCGACGAGGCGTGGAAGTCGGTTCAGTTGCTGACCGACACCGTGCTGCCCGCGCTCAGCTGA
- a CDS encoding PE domain-containing protein: MSFDPAVAVIGSQIVGSAMQALQTGAAAEPAVAALAPAGAEEVSALAAAAFVAEATQMLAFLTAAHTELARTGNALVEIARIYAETDGAAARRLNELRPAVGYRIAG; this comes from the coding sequence ATGTCCTTCGACCCGGCGGTGGCCGTCATCGGTAGCCAGATCGTCGGCAGCGCGATGCAGGCACTTCAGACCGGCGCAGCGGCGGAGCCGGCGGTGGCCGCGCTCGCTCCCGCCGGTGCCGAAGAGGTCTCGGCGCTGGCGGCAGCGGCGTTCGTGGCGGAGGCCACCCAAATGCTGGCCTTCCTCACCGCGGCGCACACGGAACTGGCGCGGACGGGCAACGCGCTGGTCGAGATCGCCCGAATCTACGCCGAGACCGACGGGGCCGCGGCCCGCCGCCTGAACGAGCTCCGCCCTGCGGTCGGCTACCGGATAGCCGGATAA
- a CDS encoding cellulase family glycosylhydrolase — MNRRTALKLPVMLAAGAALAHIPRASAEAGRWSADRAKTWYQAQGWLVGANYIPSTAINQLEMFQPGTFDPQRIDGELGVARTLGFNTMRVFLHDQLWASDRQGFQSRLSQFVGIASRHGIKPLFVLFDSCWDPFPKVGPQHAPVPGVHNSGWVQGPGAERLGDPRYVPVMQDYVTGVLSQFRNDDRVLGWDLWNEPDNPAKEYRKVERADKLQRVADLLPQVFRWARSVDPAQPLTSGVWQGSWGDPGSRSAISAIQLDNADVITFHNYGKPAEFESKINELAPMGRPILCTEYMARSQGSTIETILPIAKRHNVGAFNWGLVAGKTQTYFPWDSWNHPYPAPPKLWFHDLLLPDGRPYRPTELQAARGLIAGVG; from the coding sequence GTGAACCGCCGAACGGCCCTGAAGTTGCCAGTCATGCTGGCAGCGGGCGCGGCGCTGGCCCACATTCCGCGTGCTTCTGCCGAGGCAGGCCGGTGGTCGGCGGACCGCGCCAAGACCTGGTACCAAGCGCAGGGCTGGCTTGTCGGCGCGAACTACATCCCGTCCACCGCCATCAATCAGCTGGAGATGTTTCAGCCGGGAACGTTTGACCCGCAACGCATCGACGGCGAACTGGGTGTGGCCCGCACGCTCGGGTTCAACACCATGCGCGTCTTCCTCCACGATCAGTTGTGGGCCAGCGACCGCCAGGGCTTCCAAAGCCGTCTGAGCCAATTCGTCGGAATCGCGTCGCGCCACGGCATCAAGCCGCTCTTCGTGCTGTTCGACTCGTGCTGGGACCCTTTCCCCAAGGTCGGCCCGCAGCACGCGCCGGTACCGGGCGTGCACAACTCCGGCTGGGTGCAGGGTCCGGGTGCTGAGCGCCTCGGCGACCCCCGTTACGTCCCGGTCATGCAGGACTACGTCACCGGTGTGTTGAGTCAGTTCCGCAACGACGACCGGGTTTTGGGTTGGGACCTGTGGAACGAACCCGACAATCCCGCGAAGGAATACCGCAAGGTCGAGCGCGCGGACAAGCTGCAGCGGGTGGCCGACCTGCTGCCGCAGGTGTTCCGGTGGGCGCGTTCGGTTGATCCCGCCCAGCCATTGACGAGCGGTGTGTGGCAAGGGTCGTGGGGAGATCCGGGTAGCCGTAGCGCGATCAGTGCCATCCAGCTCGACAACGCCGACGTGATCACCTTCCACAACTACGGGAAACCGGCCGAGTTCGAGTCGAAGATCAACGAATTGGCTCCAATGGGGCGTCCCATCCTGTGCACCGAGTATATGGCCCGGTCCCAAGGCAGCACCATCGAAACGATCCTGCCAATTGCCAAGCGGCACAACGTCGGTGCATTCAACTGGGGATTGGTAGCCGGGAAAACCCAGACCTACTTCCCTTGGGACTCATGGAATCACCCGTATCCGGCACCGCCGAAGCTGTGGTTCCACGACCTGCTGCTGCCCGATGGACGGCCCTATCGGCCTACCGAATTACAGGCGGCTCGGGGGCTGATCGCCGGAGTGGGCTAG
- a CDS encoding DUF2237 family protein: MSDRNVLGGPLQPCGTEPLTGYYRDGCCSSGPEDAGRHTICAVMTAEFLEHQRSIGNDLLTPVPEYRFPGLLPGDRWCVTALNWLRAHRDGCAAPVVLASTHERTLEVVPLEALMEHQVDVPDDLANL, from the coding sequence ATGTCCGATCGCAACGTGCTCGGCGGCCCGCTGCAGCCGTGCGGCACCGAGCCACTCACCGGTTACTACCGCGACGGCTGTTGCTCGAGCGGACCCGAGGACGCCGGCCGACACACCATCTGTGCGGTGATGACCGCCGAGTTCCTCGAACATCAGCGGTCCATCGGCAACGACTTGCTGACGCCGGTGCCCGAGTACCGGTTTCCGGGTCTGCTGCCCGGCGATCGTTGGTGTGTCACCGCCCTGAATTGGCTTCGGGCGCATCGCGACGGCTGTGCCGCGCCGGTGGTGCTGGCCAGCACCCATGAACGCACGCTGGAGGTCGTGCCCCTCGAGGCGCTGATGGAACACCAGGTCGACGTTCCCGACGACCTGGCTAACTTGTAG
- a CDS encoding M1 family metallopeptidase: MKASAKKVPPDVIDEYLPQNGNPGYQVSRYELDLDYKVALNRLSGSATITAVTLTELQQFTLDLAGTLTVSKVSVNGKRVDQFSCRGGKLRICLVSKLATGAALSIVVRYAGSPRPLRSLWGDVGFEELTEGVLVAGQPNGAASWFPCNDHPSAKAAFHLQISTESRYRVIANGQLLSRRARASRTVWTYEQREPTSTYLITLQIGDYEIRRLAHTPVKIQAALPARLRHDFDHDFARQPEMMNLFIELFGPYPLAAGYTVVVTDDPLEIPLEAQGVSIFGANHCDGTRSSERLIAHELAHQWFGNSVTAGQWRDIWLHEGFACYAEWLWSERSGGPSADDLARLHHTQLRSKPQNLLLTDPGARDMFDDRVYKRGALTLHALRGRLGDSNFFALLKDWTSRHRHGSAVTADFTGLAANYSDEPLRPLWEAWLYSTAVPVS; the protein is encoded by the coding sequence GTGAAAGCGTCCGCCAAGAAGGTGCCGCCGGACGTGATCGACGAATACCTCCCGCAAAACGGCAACCCCGGCTACCAGGTGTCGCGGTACGAGCTGGATCTGGACTACAAGGTCGCGTTGAACCGACTGTCCGGTTCGGCCACGATTACCGCCGTCACGCTGACCGAGTTGCAGCAATTCACACTCGACCTGGCAGGCACGCTGACAGTCTCGAAGGTCTCGGTGAACGGCAAGCGTGTCGACCAGTTCTCCTGTCGTGGCGGCAAATTACGCATATGCCTGGTCTCGAAGCTCGCGACCGGTGCCGCATTGTCGATCGTGGTGCGATACGCCGGTTCGCCGCGGCCGCTTCGTTCGCTGTGGGGCGACGTCGGTTTCGAGGAACTCACCGAAGGCGTACTCGTCGCGGGACAACCCAACGGCGCCGCGTCGTGGTTCCCCTGCAACGACCATCCCAGCGCCAAGGCGGCCTTTCACCTCCAGATCAGCACCGAAAGCCGGTACCGGGTGATCGCCAACGGCCAGCTGCTCTCGCGCCGGGCCCGCGCTTCGCGGACCGTGTGGACCTATGAACAGCGCGAGCCGACGTCGACCTACTTGATCACCCTGCAGATCGGCGACTACGAGATACGGCGGCTCGCCCACACTCCGGTGAAGATCCAGGCCGCTCTGCCAGCGCGGTTGCGCCACGACTTCGATCACGACTTCGCCCGCCAACCCGAGATGATGAACTTGTTCATCGAACTGTTCGGACCGTATCCGCTGGCCGCGGGGTACACCGTCGTGGTCACCGATGATCCGCTGGAGATTCCTCTTGAAGCCCAGGGTGTTTCGATCTTCGGAGCTAACCATTGTGATGGCACGCGGTCCAGCGAACGGCTGATAGCCCACGAACTGGCACACCAGTGGTTCGGTAACTCGGTGACCGCGGGCCAGTGGCGCGACATCTGGCTGCACGAAGGGTTCGCGTGTTACGCGGAGTGGTTGTGGTCGGAGCGCAGCGGCGGCCCCAGCGCCGACGACCTCGCCCGGCTGCACCACACCCAGCTGCGGAGCAAGCCGCAGAACCTGCTGCTGACCGATCCGGGAGCACGCGACATGTTCGACGACCGCGTCTACAAACGCGGCGCGCTGACTCTGCACGCACTGCGCGGACGGCTGGGTGATTCCAATTTCTTCGCGCTGCTAAAAGATTGGACTTCGCGGCATCGGCATGGCAGCGCTGTCACCGCCGACTTCACCGGTTTGGCGGCCAATTACTCCGACGAGCCGCTGCGCCCGTTATGGGAAGCGTGGCTGTATTCGACGGCGGTGCCGGTCAGCTGA
- a CDS encoding sulfotransferase family protein translates to MGSAGPDIADIDFDDLTSPQLTDVQRQILEFTEAKQIVLDVDGMLAEAVEQAGADDLDDTDGFGDRLTAHVAAIEADDGLRQLTRSTLRQRVVRLLRNRLSLTDLVKRYPEIESIPIEQPFIVVGMPRSGTTHRVNLIAADPRRRALPYWESQEPIPARGEGPDIFGIDPRYARAKSEHDALMVSAPVVAAMHDRFPEAIEEEVELLDLDLAGYVLEWHARVPDWRDCYLALDQTRHYAYLKKVLQALTFLRGPRTWILKSPQHCEQLGPLMATFPDATVAFTHRDPVAVVQSAITMMAYSDRLRRTSIEPGWLLDYWTDRVHRLLSACVRDRDLVPPEHSLDLNFHQLNGNELPLLDELYRRGGVELTPKVRKRFQRYLDGNPRGKHGRIRYDLQRHFGVTADELRGRFDFYFDRFDVRPE, encoded by the coding sequence ATGGGCTCTGCGGGCCCCGACATCGCTGACATCGATTTCGACGACCTGACCTCGCCGCAGCTGACCGATGTGCAGCGGCAGATCCTGGAATTCACCGAGGCCAAACAGATCGTTCTCGACGTCGACGGAATGCTCGCGGAGGCCGTCGAGCAAGCGGGCGCCGACGACCTGGACGACACCGACGGTTTCGGTGACCGGCTGACCGCGCACGTCGCCGCGATCGAAGCCGACGACGGCTTGCGTCAGCTCACTCGCTCGACCCTGCGGCAGCGAGTCGTTCGTCTGCTGCGAAACCGGTTGTCGCTCACCGACCTCGTCAAGCGTTATCCCGAGATCGAGTCGATCCCGATCGAGCAGCCGTTCATCGTCGTCGGGATGCCGCGCTCCGGCACCACCCATCGGGTGAATCTCATTGCCGCGGACCCGCGCCGGCGCGCGTTGCCGTATTGGGAGAGCCAGGAGCCGATCCCCGCACGCGGCGAGGGCCCCGACATCTTCGGGATCGACCCGCGGTATGCGCGCGCCAAGTCCGAACACGACGCCCTGATGGTCAGCGCTCCCGTGGTGGCCGCCATGCACGACCGGTTCCCTGAGGCGATCGAGGAGGAGGTCGAGCTCCTCGATCTCGACCTGGCCGGCTACGTCCTGGAATGGCATGCCCGCGTTCCGGATTGGCGCGACTGTTACCTCGCGCTCGATCAAACACGGCACTACGCGTACCTGAAGAAGGTGTTGCAGGCGCTGACCTTTCTGCGCGGACCGCGGACCTGGATCCTCAAGAGTCCTCAGCACTGCGAGCAGCTCGGCCCGCTGATGGCGACCTTTCCCGACGCGACGGTCGCTTTCACGCACCGCGACCCCGTCGCGGTGGTGCAGTCGGCGATCACGATGATGGCCTACTCCGATCGGCTGCGCCGCACGAGCATCGAGCCGGGTTGGCTTCTCGACTACTGGACCGATCGCGTGCACCGACTGCTCAGCGCCTGTGTCCGCGACCGCGACCTGGTACCACCCGAGCATAGCCTCGACCTGAACTTCCACCAGCTCAACGGCAACGAACTGCCATTGCTCGACGAGCTCTACCGGCGCGGTGGCGTCGAATTGACACCCAAGGTGCGCAAGCGATTCCAGCGCTACCTGGACGGCAATCCGCGCGGTAAGCACGGGCGCATCCGCTACGACTTGCAACGGCACTTCGGGGTCACGGCCGATGAACTGCGCGGGCGGTTCGACTTCTACTTCGACCGGTTCGACGTCCGACCGGAATGA